One window from the genome of Perca flavescens isolate YP-PL-M2 chromosome 17, PFLA_1.0, whole genome shotgun sequence encodes:
- the vit gene encoding vitrin isoform X1, whose amino-acid sequence MSRASLTAICLALLLSCACWARPDGSKNKKPKLVVPAIECDVRAGKINLPEFIVKCPAHCKETKQQVYGTGVFASISSICNAAIHSGVITNTGGKVIVRKMAGKNIYKGSNANGVRSLSLPKWRESFVVSVGKPKKGVIYPSTLDYVPSRPTYVKTSQKEATTALPMTTTPEPTTTTTPEPTTTTLATTTTTTTTPPPPPTTTKPRAAVHKVRDAGSSHPYLASVAAASSRQSQNGQGKSPSQVLRGSAYPNRFPQRASAGMRRPEAGATIRRQPSSPVGPAFNRVQPAPPERTPTMSQSNPAFPRREWTPPSFPRADWFPGARRPTDVSYAAPDSGYTWSETDTPEITARDPRPDISEYERWFYNFGPYLPRSTDSDGIRKVPLDTTHTRVEPVDAWKPDANLYEGFNVREQEPVPRAPEPVSQGDPNCKVDLAFLMDGSWSIGKRRFKIQKDFLSEVAQTINVGVAGPMMGLIQYGDDPVTEISLKSYSSSREVKSAIEKIAQKGGLSNVGKALSYINKHYFSDVNGNRGGAPNVAVVLVDGWPTDKVEEASRLARESGINIFFVTIEGADDNEKQNLVETNFVDKAVCRTNGFFSLPVASWFALRKAVQPLVKRVCDTDRLVCSKTCLNANDIAFVIDGSSSVGTGNFRTVLQFVANITREFEISDTDTRVGAVQYTYEQRLEFGFGQHNNKAELLNAIKRINYWSGGTSTGAAITYAAEQLFSKSKPNKRKIMIVITDGRSYDDVRAPALAVHRQGVIAYSIGIAWAAQDELEYIATDPDKEHSFFVDEFDNLYKFVPKIIHNICQEFNSQPRN is encoded by the exons ATGAGCAGAGCATCACTCACTGCCATCTGCCTCG cGCTACTCCTCTCCTGTGCTTGCTGGGCCAGGCCTGACGGATCAAAGAACAAGAAACCAAAGCTAG TTGTTCCAGCCATAGAGTGTGATGTCAGAGCAGGAAAGATCAATCTCCCAGAGTTCATAGTCAAATGTCCCGCACATTGTAAGGAGACAAAGCAGCAAGTCTATGGGACAGGCGTGTTCGCCTCCATCTCCAGCATCTGCAACGCAGCCATACACAG TGGCGTCATCACCAACACAGGAGGGAAGGTGATAGTGAGGAAAATGGCCGGGAAGAACATCTACAAAGGCAGTAATGCCAATGGAGTGCGCTCACTGTCTCTACCTAAGTGGAGGGAGTCATTCGTTGTCTCAG tgGGGAAGCCCAAGAAAGGAGTGATCTACCCATCTACTCTGGACTACGTCCCCTCAAGACCAACCTACGTGAAAACAA GTCAAAAGGAGGCCACCACAGCGCTGCCTATGACAACAACACCTGAACCCACCACAACTACAACACCTgaacccaccaccaccacactggctaccaccacaaccaccaccactacacctCCACCACCACCGACTACTACCAAGCCTCGTGCTGCTGTGCATAAAGTCAGGGATGCAG GCAGCAGTCACCCATACCTTGCCTCTGTGGCAGCCGCAAGTTCAA GACAGTCACAGAATGGTCAAGGAAAGAGTCCCAGCCAAG TACTCAGAGGAAGTGCCTATCCGAATAGATTCCCACAACGTGCCAGTGCAG GCATGCGCAGACCAGAGGCAGGGGCAACCATCAGGAGACAGCCATCCTCTCCAGTTGGTCCAG CTTTTAACAGGGTTCAGCCGGCTCCGCCCGAGCGGACTCCAACCATGAGCCAGTCAAACCCCG CTTTTCCCAGAAGGGAGTGGAcacctccctcctttcctcgtGCTGATTGGTTCCCTGGAGCTCGACGACCAACAG ACGTTAGTTATGCAGCTCCAGACTCAGGATACACGTGGAGTGAGACGGACACACCTGAGATTACGG CACGGGATCCTAGGCCTGATATCTCAGAGTATGAGCGCTGGTTTTATAACTTTGGACCGTACC TGCCTCGCTCCACTGACTCAGATGGCATCCGTAAAGTGCCATTGGATACAACCCACACTAGAG TGGAGCCAGTGGATGCCTGGAAGCCAGATGCAAACCTTTATGAAG gcttcaacgtGAGGGAGCAGGAACCTGTACCCAGAGCACCTGAGCCTGTGTCACAGGGAGACCCAA ATTGTAAGGTGGACCTGGCCTTCCTGATGGATGGGAGCTGGAGCATTGGGAAGAGGCGCTTTAAGATCCAGAAAGACTTCCTGTCTGAGGTGGCTCAGACCATCAACGTGGGTGTGGCTGGACCCATGATGGGTCTCATCCAATACGG GGATGACCCTGTGACAGAGATCAGTCTGAAGTCTTACTCCAGCTCCAGAGAGGTGAAGTCAGCCATAGAAAAGATTGCGCAGAAGGGAGGCCTCTCCAATGTAG GAAAGGCCCTCTCCTACATCAACAAGCACTACTTCAGTGATGTCAATGGAAACCGAGGCGGAGCTCCTAACGTGGCCGTGGTCCTGGTGGACGGCTGGCCCACAGACAAGGTGGAGGAGGCGTCTCGGCTCGCTCGGGAGTCTGGCATCAACATATTCTTCGTCACCATCGAGGGCGCTGATGACAACGAGAAACAAAACCTGGTTGAGACCAACTTTGTTGACAAG GCTGTGTGTCGGACAAACGGCTTCTTCTCCCTCCCCGTGGCCAGCTGGTTTGCTCTGAGGAAGGCCGTGCAGCCCCTGGTGAAGAGAGTGTGTGACACAGACCGCCTGGTGTGCAGCAAAACCTGCCTCAATGCCAACGACATCGCCTTCGTCATCGACGGCTCCAGCAGCGTTGGAACTGGCAACTTCCGCACGGTGCTGCAGTTTGTGGCCAACATCACGCGGGAGTTTGAGATTTCTGACACCGACACACGGGTCGGAGCTGTGCAGTACACCTACGAGCAGAGGCTGGAGTTTGGCTTCGGCCAGCACAACAACAAGGCCGAGCTGTTGAACGCCATCAAACGCATCAACTACTGGAGCGGCGGGACCAGCACCGGTGCTGCCATCACCTACGCCGCAGAGCAGCTTTTCAGCAAATCCAAACCCAACAAACGCAAGATCATGATTGTCATTACAGACGGGCGCTCCTACGACGATGTCAGGGCGCCTGCACTGGCCGTCCATCGCCAAG GTGTGATCGCCTACTCCATCGGCATTGCCTGGGCAGCCCAGGATGAGCTGGAGTACATCGCCACGGACCCAGACAAGGAGCACTCCTTCTTCGTTGATGAGTTCGACAATCTCTACAAATTTGTACCCAAGATCATCCACAACATCTGCCAGGAGTTCAACTCCCAGCCCAGAAACTGA